From Lacerta agilis isolate rLacAgi1 chromosome Z, rLacAgi1.pri, whole genome shotgun sequence, the proteins below share one genomic window:
- the LOC117040126 gene encoding 60S ribosomal protein L32-like codes for MPALRPLVKPKIVKKRTKKFIRHQSDRYVKIKRNWRKPRGNDNRVRRRFKGQILMPNIGYGSSKKTKHMLPSGFRKFLVHNAKGLEVLMMSNKSYCAEIAHKVSSKNRKVIVERAAQLAIKVTNPNARLRSEENE; via the coding sequence ATGCCGGCCCTCAGACCCCTCGTCAAGCCTAAGATCGTCAAGAAGAGGACCAAGAAGTTCATCCGCCATCAATCTGACCGCTATGTCAAAATTAAGCGTAACTGGCGGAAGCCCAGAGGTAATGACAACAGAGTCCGCAGAAGGTTCAAGGGCCAAATCTTGATGCCCAACATTGGGTATGGTAGCAGTAAGAAGACAAAGCACATGTTGCCTTCAGGATTCAGAAAGTTCCTTGTCCACAACGCCAAAGGGCTGGAGGTGCTGATGATGAGCAACAAGTCCTATTGTGCAGAGATTGCTCACAAGGTTTCATCCAAGAATCGGAAGGTAATTGTGGAAAGAGCAGCTCAGCTTGCTATCAAAGTCACCAATCCAAATGCCAGACTGCGCAGTgaggaaaatgaataa